The following coding sequences are from one Paenibacillus tundrae window:
- the pknB gene encoding Stk1 family PASTA domain-containing Ser/Thr kinase, which produces MIGHQLGGRYEVIERVGGGGMALVYKAQDLLLNRNVAIKVLRQQFVHDEEFIRRFRREAQSAASLSHPNVVSIYDVGQEDDVHYIVMEYVEGKNLNEIIKERAPLQVDEAVRIASQIADALDHAHHNQIIHRDIKPHNILIGRNGRVKVTDFGIARAVTSTTITQTGSVIGSVHYFSPEHAKGIVTGEKSDLYSLGIVLYQMLTGQLPFLGESPISVALKHLQEEFDEPRKFNPLIPQSVENVILKSMRKNPHERYQSAKEMQTDLETCLMPERRNENKIDFPDEDDIDQTRVMPAIKPEPRGVTSTGAVPVMESDAEEGKEKGKTKNWKKPTLLISLTLLILIAMVGVVWYVKGMLVVPEITVPSVINETEENARKILEDSGLVVSNEVIRAPEEGFDPGIVFDQSRKEGDVVKEGSEIQLSVSIEKEPTKMIDVKGSSYDAAVKSLTALGIKEEQIQRKDEYSNEVQSGNVISQTPGVNEDFDLESVQIVLTVSRGAETIKMPDLKNQTRSEAERLLKSAGLTLAQVQEESSYTIDRGKVTQQWPFEAGAEVSPGDNITIYISTGYPPEALEYSFNINVSPKEEGKNSSIRITFEDARGKNQEWGTRTINKSNQALTIPLVLAPNENGAVSVYRDGKFLDTYLVTYIDAKNGTVVVPSIEPEGGVQPPPDEQQPDPGNVEEDNTETNQEGEPESTPADGETDNEEGDTSAMDQGNGNGNGNGKAKGRTKEVVNASSRP; this is translated from the coding sequence ATGATTGGGCACCAGCTAGGCGGACGCTATGAAGTGATTGAGCGGGTCGGTGGCGGCGGCATGGCGCTTGTATATAAAGCACAGGATCTGCTGCTGAATCGAAATGTCGCGATCAAAGTGTTAAGACAGCAATTCGTCCATGACGAAGAGTTTATTCGACGTTTCCGCAGAGAAGCACAATCTGCTGCATCACTGTCTCACCCTAACGTAGTGAGTATCTATGATGTAGGACAAGAAGATGATGTGCATTATATTGTTATGGAATACGTCGAAGGCAAAAACTTGAATGAAATTATAAAGGAAAGGGCGCCTCTACAAGTTGATGAAGCCGTTCGTATCGCTTCTCAAATCGCAGATGCCCTGGATCACGCACATCATAATCAGATTATTCATCGGGATATTAAACCGCATAACATATTGATTGGACGTAATGGGCGTGTGAAGGTGACGGATTTCGGAATTGCTCGTGCCGTAACCTCAACGACGATTACTCAGACTGGTTCTGTGATCGGTTCTGTTCATTATTTCTCGCCTGAGCATGCCAAAGGCATTGTAACAGGCGAAAAATCGGACTTATATTCTCTTGGTATCGTACTCTATCAAATGTTGACTGGGCAGCTTCCGTTTTTGGGAGAGAGTCCAATTAGCGTTGCTTTGAAGCATTTGCAGGAAGAATTCGATGAACCACGCAAATTCAATCCATTGATTCCGCAAAGTGTGGAAAATGTAATTCTGAAATCTATGCGTAAAAACCCGCACGAGCGGTATCAATCGGCGAAAGAAATGCAGACCGATCTGGAAACTTGTTTGATGCCAGAGCGTCGCAATGAAAACAAGATTGATTTTCCGGATGAGGATGATATTGATCAAACTCGTGTCATGCCTGCAATTAAGCCTGAACCGCGTGGTGTAACGTCAACGGGTGCAGTTCCTGTTATGGAATCTGACGCTGAGGAAGGCAAAGAGAAGGGCAAAACAAAGAATTGGAAAAAGCCAACACTGCTTATTTCGTTGACGCTTCTAATTCTGATAGCTATGGTCGGCGTGGTGTGGTACGTCAAGGGCATGCTCGTTGTACCTGAAATAACGGTTCCTAGTGTCATTAACGAGACTGAGGAAAATGCCCGCAAGATCTTGGAAGATAGTGGGCTTGTGGTAAGTAATGAGGTCATTCGCGCCCCAGAAGAAGGTTTTGATCCAGGTATTGTCTTTGATCAGAGTAGAAAAGAAGGCGATGTCGTCAAAGAGGGCTCTGAGATCCAGCTTAGTGTCAGCATAGAGAAAGAGCCGACCAAAATGATAGATGTCAAAGGCTCCTCCTATGATGCTGCTGTGAAAAGTCTGACTGCTCTGGGTATTAAAGAGGAACAAATTCAGCGTAAAGACGAGTATTCCAACGAAGTCCAATCCGGAAACGTGATCTCCCAGACGCCTGGAGTCAATGAAGATTTCGATCTGGAATCAGTTCAAATTGTTTTAACCGTAAGTAGAGGCGCTGAAACGATTAAGATGCCTGATCTTAAAAATCAAACCCGTAGTGAAGCGGAGCGTTTGCTTAAATCCGCCGGATTAACGCTAGCTCAGGTTCAAGAAGAGTCAAGTTATACCATTGACCGCGGTAAAGTAACCCAACAATGGCCTTTTGAAGCGGGTGCAGAGGTTAGTCCTGGTGACAATATTACTATTTACATCAGTACAGGATATCCGCCAGAAGCGTTAGAATATTCGTTTAATATTAATGTCTCACCAAAAGAAGAGGGCAAAAACAGCAGTATTCGAATTACATTTGAAGATGCACGTGGCAAAAACCAAGAGTGGGGAACACGTACCATTAACAAGTCTAACCAAGCGTTGACGATCCCACTGGTACTTGCACCAAATGAGAATGGCGCTGTGTCCGTCTATCGGGATGGGAAATTCCTTGATACGTACCTTGTTACCTACATTGATGCCAAGAATGGAACCGTTGTTGTACCTTCTATTGAGCCTGAGGGCGGCGTGCAGCCACCACCGGATGAGCAACAACCGGATCCAGGAAATGTGGAAGAGGATAATACGGAAACCAACCAGGAAGGTGAACCTGAGTCAACGCCTGCGGATGGTGAAACTGACAACGAAGAGGGAGACACCTCAGCGATGGATCAAGGGAATGGCAATGGCAATGGTAACGGTAAGGCCAAGGGGAGAACCAAGGAAGTCGTTAATGCATCAAGCCGTCCTTAA
- a CDS encoding Stp1/IreP family PP2C-type Ser/Thr phosphatase, with amino-acid sequence MIKTVHVSHIGRVRSVNEDSAWIRNLETGYILGIVADGMGGHLAGDTASRLAVETLVSDLGTLEPGLSHASLSAALSDAILHANEVIFRTASADEKYHNMGTTVVAALLNDAEGVIGHIGDSRAYKIANKSLTQLTEDHTLVNDLLKNGIIKKEDASHHPRRNVLTRALGTDAEVKVDLDPVKLDKGEVLLLCSDGLSNLVSNEQLIQVAGNLDLPLEERADRLLQLALLAGGDDNITVALFEAQEESSVAETGCES; translated from the coding sequence TTGATCAAAACAGTTCATGTGAGCCATATCGGACGTGTGCGTTCGGTTAATGAAGATTCAGCTTGGATTCGCAATTTGGAAACAGGTTATATCTTAGGCATTGTTGCCGATGGCATGGGAGGACATCTTGCGGGAGATACCGCAAGTCGTCTTGCGGTGGAGACACTCGTGAGCGATCTCGGTACATTAGAACCGGGCTTGTCACATGCCTCTTTGTCTGCTGCTCTCAGCGACGCGATACTGCATGCGAATGAGGTTATATTCCGTACAGCATCTGCAGATGAAAAGTACCATAACATGGGGACGACAGTGGTTGCTGCCTTATTGAATGATGCTGAGGGAGTTATCGGTCATATCGGAGATAGCCGCGCTTACAAAATTGCCAACAAATCATTAACTCAGTTGACGGAAGATCACACACTGGTCAATGACTTGTTAAAGAACGGTATCATTAAAAAGGAAGACGCTTCTCACCATCCACGTCGTAATGTACTGACTCGTGCACTTGGCACAGATGCTGAGGTAAAGGTAGATTTGGATCCCGTTAAGCTGGATAAGGGCGAAGTCCTTTTGTTATGCAGTGATGGGTTAAGCAACCTGGTCAGCAATGAGCAGCTCATTCAAGTTGCTGGCAATCTGGATCTTCCTCTGGAGGAACGAGCGGATCGTCTACTCCAGCTCGCTCTGCTCGCTGGCGGAGATGATAATATCACCGTTGCGTTGTTTGAGGCTCAAGAGGAAAGTTCCGTAGCGGAAACGGGGTGCGAGTCATGA
- the rlmN gene encoding 23S rRNA (adenine(2503)-C(2))-methyltransferase RlmN, which translates to MKPFIYDYSLEELQQWAVNNGEPAFRGGQIFDWIYVKRVNDFNEMSNLPKALREKLTEQFEFVTLTEITKFESKDGTVKFLFGLHDDHAIETVIMKHNYGNSICVTTQVGCRIGCTFCASTLGGLKRNLTAGEITAQVVQAQKILDERGERVSSIVIMGSGEPFENYEATMTFLRTMIHEKGLNIGQRHITVSTSGIVPNIYKFADEDTQINLAISIHAPNDALRSKLMPVNRRFPFEDVMESLRYYLAKTGRRITFEYALIGGVNDQPEHAAELAGVLKNMLCHVNLIPVNHVPERKYVRTSRSDIFNFQRILSEQGVNVTIRREQGHDIAAACGQLRAKHMELR; encoded by the coding sequence ATGAAACCTTTTATATATGATTATTCCCTAGAAGAGCTGCAGCAGTGGGCTGTTAATAACGGGGAGCCTGCGTTTCGTGGGGGTCAGATTTTTGACTGGATCTACGTGAAACGTGTGAATGATTTTAATGAAATGAGTAACTTACCGAAGGCACTACGCGAAAAATTGACAGAGCAATTCGAATTTGTAACGCTCACAGAAATCACGAAATTTGAATCCAAGGATGGAACGGTTAAGTTCCTGTTTGGTCTGCATGATGATCATGCCATTGAAACAGTTATCATGAAGCATAACTACGGGAACAGCATCTGTGTAACGACACAGGTTGGTTGCCGAATTGGTTGTACATTCTGTGCTTCTACGCTGGGTGGTCTCAAACGTAACCTTACGGCTGGAGAAATTACTGCTCAAGTGGTACAGGCACAGAAAATCCTGGATGAACGTGGCGAGCGTGTCAGCAGCATTGTTATCATGGGTTCAGGTGAACCATTTGAAAACTATGAAGCTACGATGACCTTCTTACGCACGATGATTCATGAAAAAGGATTGAATATCGGTCAACGTCATATTACCGTATCTACGAGCGGCATCGTACCGAACATCTACAAATTTGCTGATGAAGATACACAGATTAATCTGGCGATCTCCATTCACGCACCGAACGATGCGCTTCGTTCCAAATTGATGCCGGTTAACCGTCGTTTCCCATTTGAAGATGTTATGGAATCCTTGCGTTATTACTTGGCCAAAACAGGTCGGAGAATTACGTTTGAGTATGCCCTGATTGGCGGAGTTAATGATCAGCCTGAACATGCTGCTGAACTAGCAGGTGTGCTCAAGAACATGCTGTGCCACGTTAACTTGATTCCGGTCAATCACGTGCCTGAGCGCAAATACGTAAGAACATCACGAAGCGATATATTTAACTTCCAGAGAATTCTCTCGGAGCAAGGCGTCAATGTAACGATTCGTCGTGAACAGGGACATGATATTGCTGCCGCTTGCGGTCAGCTTCGTGCCAAGCATATGGAGTTGAGGTGA
- the rsmB gene encoding 16S rRNA (cytosine(967)-C(5))-methyltransferase RsmB gives MNGNTSGRTSGQGKQAQHSTTRTHSKKDQSNGKPAHTQNKSAARPASRGAERSSGPKTSARNVAVKVLSAVEQDGAYSNLELNRRLKEADLSPADVGLATELVYGTIARLNTLDYYLERYVAKGVSKLQPWVRSLLRISVYQMLYLDRIPEHAVVSEAVNLAKKLGHQGISGMVNGVLRNMIRNRNELRIPDNLPVAERIALEHSHPLWMVERWIAQYGEETAEDICRANNEPPAVSVRVNTTMTTREKLMGEMESAGATVEPSRLSPDGILVRSGGNMALTSWYRDGLLSVQDESSMLVAEAVAPEEGQTVLDCCAAPGGKTAHMAEKMQDRGRIIANDLHAHKRQLIMDQADRLGLGCIDAVTGDALDLNERYPAASFDRILLDAPCSGLGVIRRKPDVKWTKSPEDIDDISGLQRELLDRVAPLLKPGGMLIYSTCTIEPAENEMMVSDFLQRHPEFEAADSTWSDTALAEWRSVNGGVQILPQYAHSDGFYIARLIRTANG, from the coding sequence ATGAACGGAAATACATCAGGCCGTACATCAGGTCAGGGGAAACAAGCACAACATTCAACGACGCGTACCCACTCTAAGAAGGATCAGAGCAACGGCAAACCTGCGCATACTCAAAATAAAAGCGCTGCTAGGCCTGCTTCACGAGGGGCTGAACGCTCTTCTGGTCCCAAAACCTCTGCCCGTAACGTTGCCGTAAAGGTACTTAGTGCAGTTGAACAGGATGGAGCATACAGCAATCTAGAGTTGAATCGCCGATTAAAAGAAGCTGATTTAAGTCCAGCAGACGTAGGTTTAGCGACCGAATTAGTCTATGGAACAATCGCAAGGCTGAACACACTGGATTATTATTTGGAGCGTTATGTAGCCAAAGGTGTGTCTAAGTTACAGCCGTGGGTAAGAAGCTTGTTACGGATCAGTGTGTATCAAATGTTGTATCTGGATCGGATTCCTGAGCATGCCGTTGTCAGTGAAGCGGTGAATCTTGCGAAAAAGCTGGGTCACCAAGGTATTTCTGGTATGGTGAATGGCGTTTTGCGGAATATGATTCGTAATCGCAATGAGCTTCGGATACCGGATAATCTGCCTGTTGCTGAACGGATTGCGCTGGAGCATTCACACCCACTGTGGATGGTAGAGCGCTGGATCGCTCAATATGGTGAAGAGACAGCAGAAGACATCTGCCGTGCCAATAATGAGCCTCCTGCGGTCAGTGTTCGTGTGAATACAACGATGACAACACGAGAGAAGCTGATGGGCGAGATGGAGAGCGCGGGAGCAACGGTGGAGCCTTCCCGACTGAGTCCTGATGGTATTCTGGTGCGTAGCGGAGGCAATATGGCTCTTACATCCTGGTATCGTGATGGTCTGTTATCTGTGCAGGATGAGAGTTCCATGCTGGTGGCTGAAGCGGTCGCGCCCGAAGAAGGACAAACCGTGCTGGATTGCTGTGCAGCCCCTGGTGGCAAGACAGCACATATGGCTGAGAAAATGCAAGATCGTGGGCGAATTATAGCGAATGACCTGCATGCTCATAAACGTCAATTGATTATGGATCAGGCGGATCGTCTGGGATTAGGCTGTATTGATGCCGTTACGGGTGATGCACTAGATCTGAATGAACGTTATCCTGCCGCTTCATTTGATCGGATTTTGCTGGATGCGCCATGCTCAGGTCTTGGTGTTATCCGTCGCAAGCCAGATGTCAAATGGACGAAGTCTCCTGAAGATATCGACGACATTTCGGGTCTACAGCGTGAGTTGCTTGATCGTGTAGCTCCACTTCTGAAGCCAGGAGGGATGCTGATATACAGCACATGTACGATTGAACCAGCGGAAAATGAAATGATGGTGTCTGACTTCTTGCAACGTCATCCTGAATTCGAAGCGGCTGATTCGACATGGTCTGATACGGCATTGGCTGAATGGAGATCAGTCAACGGAGGTGTGCAAATTTTGCCGCAATATGCACACAGCGACGGATTTTACATTGCCCGTTTGATCCGTACGGCGAATGGATGA
- the fmt gene encoding methionyl-tRNA formyltransferase, with the protein MDLNIVFMGTPDFAVPSLDMLIAEGYNVVGVVTQPDKPQGRKKILTPTPVKAAAERYGLPVFQPVKLRDPEAVARLAEWKPDLIVTAAFGQILPKAVLDMPVRGCVNVHGSLLPKYRGGAPIQRSIINGESVTGVTLMYMAEGLDTGDMISRVEVPITDEDTSGSMFIKLSEAGSKLLQEEMPRLIAGETTAVPQDDAEASYARNLTREDEKLDWSRSSRELFNQIRGLVPFSGAFTMWDDQVFKVWAATNPNHPDAQGASQTGQTEPGTVLQLGANGIEVSTGSGSLWLTEVQPAGKKVMKAVDFGRGGTLKPGTVLR; encoded by the coding sequence ATGGATTTGAATATTGTTTTTATGGGAACCCCAGATTTTGCTGTTCCTTCTCTAGATATGCTAATTGCGGAAGGATACAATGTGGTCGGTGTCGTAACACAGCCGGATAAACCACAAGGCCGCAAAAAGATACTCACACCAACACCTGTGAAAGCTGCAGCTGAGCGTTATGGCTTGCCTGTGTTTCAACCGGTTAAACTTCGTGATCCAGAAGCAGTGGCTCGGCTTGCAGAGTGGAAACCTGATCTCATTGTTACCGCAGCATTTGGGCAGATTCTGCCCAAAGCCGTGTTGGACATGCCTGTTCGTGGCTGTGTGAACGTACATGGATCGCTTTTGCCTAAATATCGTGGAGGTGCCCCAATTCAACGCTCCATTATCAATGGGGAGTCGGTTACTGGAGTAACGCTCATGTATATGGCAGAAGGACTGGACACCGGGGACATGATCTCCCGCGTAGAAGTACCAATCACGGATGAAGATACATCAGGCTCGATGTTTATCAAGCTGAGTGAAGCAGGCTCTAAATTGTTACAGGAAGAGATGCCTAGATTAATAGCAGGAGAAACAACGGCTGTCCCTCAGGATGATGCCGAAGCTTCGTATGCCCGTAATCTGACTCGAGAAGATGAAAAACTAGACTGGAGTCGCTCCTCACGAGAGCTGTTTAATCAGATCCGTGGTCTTGTGCCATTCTCTGGAGCATTCACCATGTGGGATGATCAAGTCTTCAAAGTATGGGCAGCGACGAATCCAAATCATCCAGATGCACAAGGAGCTTCTCAAACGGGTCAAACCGAGCCGGGCACTGTTCTGCAACTGGGTGCTAATGGTATCGAGGTGTCAACAGGCAGCGGTTCACTCTGGTTGACTGAAGTTCAGCCGGCAGGTAAAAAAGTGATGAAGGCTGTAGACTTTGGTCGTGGTGGTACCTTGAAACCAGGCACGGTGCTGCGATGA
- the def gene encoding peptide deformylase, which produces MSIRIIVKEPDEVLHKRAKEVTKVTPNVQKLLDDMADTMYDAEGVGLAAPQVGILKRLIVIDAGDEQGLIKMINPEIISSEGEQFGPEGCLSIPGINGDVRRFETVTVKGLDREGNELIITGSGLLSRAFQHEIDHLDGVLFTDIAEKVYEISADQTGPRRN; this is translated from the coding sequence ATGTCGATTCGCATTATCGTGAAAGAACCGGATGAAGTGCTACACAAAAGAGCTAAGGAAGTAACCAAAGTCACACCGAATGTACAAAAGCTGCTGGATGATATGGCAGATACGATGTACGATGCTGAGGGTGTAGGGCTTGCGGCGCCACAAGTAGGTATTTTGAAGCGTTTGATTGTTATTGATGCTGGAGATGAACAGGGCCTGATCAAAATGATTAATCCTGAAATTATCTCAAGTGAAGGCGAGCAGTTCGGACCGGAAGGTTGCTTGAGTATTCCTGGAATTAATGGGGATGTACGTCGCTTTGAGACGGTGACCGTCAAAGGACTGGATCGTGAAGGTAATGAACTGATTATTACGGGCAGCGGTCTGTTGTCCCGTGCATTCCAACATGAAATTGATCATCTGGATGGAGTTCTCTTTACTGATATTGCCGAGAAAGTGTACGAAATTTCTGCGGATCAGACAGGACCTCGACGTAATTAA
- the priA gene encoding primosomal protein N' — protein MEIAKVIVDVPVKETDRPFDYLVPESMREWIEIGSRVGVPFGHRTVQGFVVDLVPRTGNETFKLKPVQELLDIVPPLSKDLVELAEWMSDRYASNRILSLQVMVPTALKGKAERYISIGDALDAKTANSSPNEEVLFVWGEESTTEKVQQDIIRFVQSRGQVPLQQLSRKYPNHAPLIKKLLLGGILLESQAIKDKMGKKMMKSVDLAVDASAAQEALDAFPAKAQRQKEVLSFLLEMKELLPMPMKELLSTLQVSAATVKGLEEKGLLVTEDVEVFRDPYQGRKFRATEPLLLTPEQQHVYDSINGRLLERRHGVFLLHGVTGSGKTEVYLQTIQQCIDQDRQAIVLVPEIALTPQMVERFKGRFGDQVAVMHSRLSGGERYDEWRKIREGQVKVAIGARSAVFAPFSRLGLIIMDEEHETSYKQEETPKYHARDVAVKRAQQHQAVVVLGSATPSLESYYAARSQSNDEFAPLLLEMPTRALGNNLPDVRIIDMREELKDGNRSMFSRALHKGLEERLERGEQTVLLLNRRGYSTFVMCRSCGYVAGCPECDISLTYHQRSNNLRCHYCGYAEAAPEVCPDCGSEHIRYFGTGTQRVEEELAKLFPGIRVIRMDVDTTTEKGSHEKLLKQFREKKADVLLGTQMVAKGLDFPDVTLVGVITADSALNLPDFRAAEKTFQLLTQVAGRAGRHQLPGEVFVQSYTPEHYSIGHASQHDYVSFVREELLHRRNLQYPPYCRLILVTFSHEQLPVLIRLAENYTRMLKERANAAGWLGSLDRFSNEAFDVLGPVASPIPRIKNRYRFQCMIKWRGDVDAIGLALATARRMDDDVQAQKLLISLDVDPQMLM, from the coding sequence ATGGAGATCGCCAAGGTGATTGTCGATGTTCCTGTGAAGGAAACCGACCGACCTTTTGATTATCTTGTGCCAGAATCGATGCGAGAATGGATCGAAATTGGCAGTCGGGTAGGTGTACCTTTTGGACATCGGACGGTGCAGGGATTCGTCGTTGATCTCGTACCTCGCACTGGAAATGAGACATTTAAGCTCAAGCCTGTTCAGGAGCTGCTAGATATTGTTCCGCCGTTGTCCAAAGATCTGGTGGAACTAGCAGAATGGATGAGTGATCGTTATGCGAGCAATCGCATTCTATCTTTGCAGGTGATGGTACCCACAGCTTTAAAAGGAAAAGCAGAGCGTTACATCTCTATTGGAGATGCACTCGATGCTAAGACGGCGAATTCGTCGCCGAATGAAGAGGTTCTTTTTGTGTGGGGAGAAGAATCAACTACGGAGAAGGTACAGCAGGATATCATTCGGTTCGTACAAAGCCGTGGACAAGTCCCTCTTCAACAGCTAAGTCGAAAGTACCCTAATCATGCACCCTTAATCAAAAAACTGCTTCTAGGCGGCATATTGTTAGAAAGCCAGGCCATCAAGGATAAAATGGGCAAAAAGATGATGAAGTCTGTGGATCTTGCGGTTGACGCCTCGGCAGCACAAGAAGCACTTGATGCATTTCCAGCGAAGGCGCAGCGTCAGAAGGAAGTATTGTCCTTTTTGCTCGAGATGAAAGAACTGTTGCCTATGCCAATGAAGGAATTGTTGTCAACGCTTCAGGTATCTGCGGCCACTGTCAAAGGACTGGAAGAGAAGGGATTACTCGTAACAGAGGATGTTGAAGTCTTTCGTGATCCTTATCAGGGCAGGAAGTTTCGGGCGACCGAACCGCTCTTGCTCACGCCGGAACAGCAACATGTGTATGATAGCATCAACGGTAGATTACTGGAGAGACGCCACGGCGTCTTTTTGCTTCATGGTGTAACAGGAAGTGGCAAAACGGAAGTCTATCTGCAAACGATACAACAGTGCATTGACCAGGATCGGCAGGCCATCGTGCTTGTACCCGAAATTGCCTTGACTCCTCAAATGGTTGAGCGTTTTAAAGGACGCTTTGGGGATCAAGTTGCGGTTATGCACAGTCGTCTGTCAGGTGGGGAGCGTTACGATGAATGGCGTAAAATTAGAGAGGGTCAGGTCAAGGTGGCGATTGGCGCACGATCAGCGGTGTTTGCACCGTTCAGCCGTCTTGGATTAATTATTATGGATGAGGAGCATGAGACCTCCTACAAGCAAGAGGAAACGCCAAAATATCATGCTCGTGATGTTGCGGTAAAAAGAGCCCAGCAGCACCAAGCCGTTGTCGTTCTTGGTTCTGCGACGCCCTCGCTAGAAAGTTATTACGCTGCTCGCTCTCAAAGTAATGATGAATTCGCACCACTCCTGCTGGAGATGCCAACGCGAGCTCTTGGTAATAACTTGCCTGACGTGCGCATTATTGATATGCGTGAGGAACTTAAGGACGGCAATCGTTCGATGTTCAGCCGGGCGTTACACAAAGGTCTGGAGGAACGCTTGGAACGTGGAGAACAAACGGTGCTGCTTCTAAACCGGCGCGGATACTCTACTTTTGTGATGTGCCGAAGTTGTGGTTATGTAGCCGGTTGCCCAGAGTGTGATATTTCCCTGACGTACCACCAACGATCTAATAATCTTCGTTGTCACTATTGTGGTTATGCGGAAGCGGCTCCGGAAGTGTGTCCGGATTGCGGAAGTGAACACATTCGATACTTCGGAACAGGGACTCAGCGTGTAGAGGAAGAGCTTGCTAAGTTATTCCCCGGAATTCGCGTCATTCGGATGGATGTGGATACAACAACTGAGAAGGGTTCGCACGAGAAGTTGCTGAAGCAGTTTCGGGAGAAGAAGGCAGATGTCCTGCTGGGTACACAGATGGTCGCTAAAGGGTTGGACTTCCCAGATGTGACGCTGGTAGGGGTCATTACGGCCGATTCGGCATTGAATTTACCTGATTTCCGAGCTGCAGAAAAAACATTCCAGCTGCTAACTCAAGTTGCCGGCAGGGCAGGACGACATCAGCTTCCAGGTGAAGTTTTTGTGCAATCTTATACGCCAGAGCACTACTCGATCGGTCATGCTAGTCAGCATGATTATGTATCGTTTGTACGAGAAGAATTGCTGCATCGACGTAATCTTCAATATCCACCATACTGTCGGCTCATTCTGGTGACTTTTTCACACGAGCAACTACCAGTGCTGATCCGGCTTGCTGAAAACTACACGCGAATGTTAAAAGAACGTGCAAACGCAGCAGGCTGGTTAGGCAGTTTGGATCGTTTTAGTAACGAAGCCTTTGACGTACTCGGGCCTGTAGCATCGCCGATTCCTCGGATCAAGAATAGATACAGATTCCAATGTATGATAAAATGGCGTGGGGATGTAGACGCTATTGGGCTCGCTCTAGCGACAGCTCGGCGCATGGACGATGATGTGCAAGCGCAGAAGTTGCTAATTAGTCTTGATGTAGACCCGCAAATGTTAATGTGA